The proteins below are encoded in one region of Peromyscus eremicus chromosome 10, PerEre_H2_v1, whole genome shotgun sequence:
- the Sdad1 gene encoding protein SDA1 homolog, which translates to MSGRNNNKLPSNLPQLQNLIKRDPPAYIEEFLQQYNHYKSNMEIFKLQPNKPSKDLAELVMFMAQIGHCYPEHLSTFPQELKELLSYNHTVLDPDLRMTFCKALILLRNKNLISPSGLLELFFELLRCHDKLLRKTLYTHIVTDIKNINAKHKNNKVNVVLQNFMYTMLRDSNATAAKMSLDVMIELYRRNIWNDAKTVNVITTACFSKVTKILVAALTFFLGKDEEEKQDSDSESEDEGPTARDLLVQYATGKKGSRNKKKLEKAMKVLKKQKKKKKPEVFNFSAIHLIHDPQDFAEKLLKQLESCKERFEVKMMLMNLISRLVGIHELFLFNFYPFVQRFLQPHQREVTKILLFAAQASHHLVPPEIIQSLLMTVANNFVTDKNSGEVMTVGINAIKEITARCPLAMTEELLQDLAQYKTHKDKNVMMSARTLIHLFRTLNPQMLQKKFRGKPTEASIEARIQEYGELDAKDYIPGAEVLEIGREEGTEDDEDGWESASLSEEEEEDGEWVDVHHSSDEEQQEIAKKLDSMPMEERKAKAAAISTSRVLTQDDFQKIRMAQMKKEMDAAPGKAQKRKYVEIDSDEESRGELLSLRDIERLHKKPKSDKETRLATAMAGRTDRKEFVRKKTKINPFSSSTNKEKKKQKNFMMMRYSQNVRSKTKRSFREKQLALRDALLKKRKRMK; encoded by the exons ATGTCGGGCAGGAACAACAACAAGCTGCCCAGCAACCTGCCGCAGTTACAGAACCTGATCAAGCGGGACCCGCCGGCCTACATCGAGGAG TTCCTCCAGCAGTATAATCACTATAAATCCAATATGGAGATTTTCAAGTTACAACCAAATAAACCCAGCAAAGATCTGGCAGAGCTGGTGATGTTCATGGCACAG ATTGGCCACTGCTACCCCGAGCATCTCAGCACCTTCCCGCAGGAGCTGAAGGAGCTGCTCTCCTACAATCACACTGTCTTGGACCCGGATCTCCGCATG ACGTTTTGCAAAGCGTTGATCTTGCTGCGAAACAAAAATCTCATCAGCCCCTCGGGTTTGCTggagctcttcttcgagcttctGCGCTGCCACGACAAGCTGCTGCGGAAG ACCCTGTACACACACATTGTGACTGACATCAAGAACATCAACGCCAAGCACAAGAACAATAAAGTGAACGTG GTGCTGCAGAACTTCATGTACACCATGCTGAGGGACAGTAACGCCACTGCAGCCAAGATGTCTCTGGATGTGATGATTGAACTCTACAGAAGGAACATCTG GAATGATGCTAAAACTGTCAATGTTATCACAACTGCCTGTTTCTCCAAGGTCACCAAG ATATTAGTTGCTGCTTTGACGTTCTTCCTCGGGAAAGATGAGGAGGAGAAACAGGACAGTGACTCAGAATCCGAG GACGAGGGCCCCACAGCGAGGGACCTGCTGGTGCAGTACGCCACGGGGAAGAAGGGTTCCAGGAACAAGAAGAAGTTGGAAAAGGCAATGAAAGTGCTCAAG aaacaaaagaagaagaagaaaccagaagTGTTTAACTTTTCAGCTATTCACCTGATTCACGATCCCCAAG ACTTTGCAGAAAAGCTTCTGAAGCAGCTCGAGAGCTGTAAGGAGAGGTTTGAGGTGAAGATGATGCTCATGAACCTCATCTCCAGACTGGTGGGGATTCACGAG CTTTTCCTCTTCAACTTCTACCCTTTTGTGCAAAGGTTTCTGCAGCCCCACCAGAGAG AAGTCACAAAGATCCTGCTGTTCGCTGCACAAGCCTCTCATCACCTGGTGCCGCCAGAG ATTATTCAGTCATTGCTCATGACGGTGGCCAACAATTTTGTTACTGACAAGAACTCTGGGGAAGTCATGACCGTAGG AATCAATGCTATAAAGGAGATAACGGCCCGATGTCCTTTGGCCATGACTGAAGAACTTCTCCAGGACCTGGCTCAGTATAAGACACACAAGGATAAGA ACGTAATGATGTCTGCCAGAACTTTGATTCATCTCTTCCGGACACTGAACCCTCAGATGCTGCAGAAGAAGTTCCGG GGTAAACCTACTGAAGCCTCCATTGAAGCAAGAATACAAGAATATGGAGAGTTAGATGCTAAAGATTACATTCCAGGAGCAGAGGTTCTAGAGATTGGGAGAGAAGAGGGTACAGAGGATGATGAAG ATGGATGGGAAAGCGCCAGCCTCagcgaggaagaggaggaggatggtgaATGGGTTGATGTGCACCACTCTTCCGACGAGGAACAGCAAGAGATT GCTAAGAAGCTGGACAGCATGCCCATGGAGGAGCGGAAAGCCAAAGCTGCAGCTATCAGCACGAGTCGGGTTTTAACACAAGATGACTTCCAGAAAATCCGCATGGCCCAGATGAAGAAGGAAATGGACGCTGCCCCCGGGAAAGCCCAGAAAAGGAAATACGTCGAAATCGACAGTGATGAGGAGTCCAG GGGTGAATTGTTGTCTCTTCGGGACATTGAACGCCTTCATAAGAAGCCCAAGTCTGACAAGGAAACAAGACTAGCAACTGCCATG GCAGGAAGGACAGACCGAAAGGAATTTGTgaggaagaaaaccaaaataaatccgTTTTCCAGTTCcacaaataaagagaagaaaaaacagaagAACTTTATGATGATGCGATATAGCCAGAATGTCCGGTCAAAAACCAAGCGTTCCTTCCGGGAGAAGCAG CTAGCACTACGAGATGCACTtctgaaaaagaggaaaagaatgaagTAA